The sequence below is a genomic window from Streptosporangium lutulentum.
CGGGATGGTCGGCAGGAAGTGCCAGCCGCCGTTGCTCCCGAGGACGGGATCCTGGTGGTTCAGGATCGCCTCGCCCGCGGGTTTGAAGCTGTTGATGAAGTCGACGGGTTGCCATTCGCTCTTCGCCGAAGTGATCATGATGAGCACCCGGAAGGCTATTCCGACCGCGAGCACGACGAGGAGCGGGGGGCGCCAGCCTTTCCACTGGGCGACCAGAGCGAGCACGACACCTGTGACGAGGACGGACCCCGTGAGAATTGCGTAGTCCATGACGGCCACCAGCCTGCCGGAAGTGGTGACCGACCAGCTACTCGGTCTTCAAAACGAGACCAGTCTCCTAGATTTTGTCGCCCGGCGCATTTTTTCGGTGACGGTGAGTGATGGAACCCTTCGGGGAGGAGCCGGGGGCGCGTGTGCCGTTCCAGGCAGGCGCCACCCGCGAGTGGCATGCTCCAGGCCGGCGGCCCCGGGACGGATGCGCTCGTGGGCGTGGCGGGAGACCGTTCAAACGACCGGTGAGGCGATGCGCCCGCGGGAGCCGGGCACGTGCCCGCCCGGTGAATCCGCTACAGGGCCTTGATCCCCGTCGCCTGCTTGCCCGTCGGCCCGTCCGCGACCGTGAAGGAAACCTTCTGGCCCTCGCTGAGCGTCGTGAGGGTCTGCGTCATGATCTGGGAGAAGTGCACGAAGACGTCCTCACCGCCGTCGTCTGGAGTGATCCAGCCAAACCCCTTGGAGTCGTTGAACGACTTCACCGTGCCGGTCATGTGGAGCCTTCCAGTGATCATGACGTATCCGGAACATCATCCAACAAAAACCCCATTGAGGACAGGGGACAGTGGATCGGCTCCGCCGTCCCCGGGGAAACCTCGCCGCCGGGAGTCCGTCTCTCCCGGCGGCGAGGGGCTTCAGCCCAGGCCGTTGAGGTAGGCCCGGTGGCTGCGGGAGAACTCGAAGGCGTTGTACCTGTCCCAGTTGATCGACCAGGTCATCAGGCCGCGCAGGTTCGGGTAGACGCCGCGGGGCCTGTACGACCCGCAGTTCGTTCCCTTGGCCAGGCAGTCGAAGGCCTTCTGGACCTCGGGCACCGTGGTGAAGCCGTTGCCCGCGAAGGGCGCGGCGGGCAGGCCGATGGCGACCTGGTCCTGGCGCAGGGCGGGGAAGACGTTGTTCGGGTTCCCCGCGATCGGGAAGCCCGCGAGAAGCATGTCGGTCATCGCCACGTGGAAGTCGTGGTTGCCCATGGTGTGGTACTGGTTGTCGAGCCCGACGATCGGCCCGGAGTTGTAGTCCTGGACGTGCAGCAGGGTCAGGTCACCCCGCATCGCGTGGATGACGGGCAGGTAGGACGCGGCCCGCCGGTCGGCCGAGCCGTTCGGTCCCGGACCGTAGAACTGGTAGCCGAGCTGGACGAAGAACGTCTCGGGGGCCATGGTCAGGACGAACCTCGAACCGTACCTGGCCTTGAGCGACTTCAGCGCGGAGATCAGGTTGACGATCACCGGGGTGGTGGGGCTGGCGAGGTTGGTGTCACCGTTGTCGAGGTAGAGCGAGTGGCCCTCGAAGTCGATGTCCAGACCGTCGAGGCCGTATTTGTCGATGATGGCGCTCACCGACTGGACGAACTTGTCCCGGGCCGCCGTCGTGCTCAGCTGGACCTGGCCGTTCTGGCCGCCGATCGAGATCAGCACCTTCTTGCCGAGGGCCTGCTTGGCCCGGATCCCGGCGATGAACTCGGCCTCGGACTCGACGTTGGGGCACTCGGCGACCGGGCACTGGGCGAACCGGATGTCACCCGAGGTCACCGAGGTCGGCTCGCCGAAGGACAGGTTGATGACGTTCCACTCGTTCGGAACGTCGGCCATCCGGATGTAGCCGGAGCCGTTGGCGAACGAGGCGTGCAGGTAGCCGACCAGCACCCGCTTGGGCAGGTCGCCGGGAGGCGGCGCGGTGGTGACGGTCGCGGAGACCTGGCCGGACCTGGCCGACTCCCCGGCGGAGTTGGAGGCGCTCACCTGGTAGGTGTGCGTGCCCGCGCCGGGGGTGTCGGTGTAGGAGGTCGCGGTGGGCGCGGCGACCTTCGTCCCGTTGCGGTAGACGTTGTAGGCGGTCGCCCCCGAGGAGGCGTTCCACCTCAGCGAGACGTTCGTACCGCTGACGGTCGCGGCCAGCCCCGACGGCACGGGCGGAAGCTGCGGCTGGCCGGTGCCGATCGTCACGGAGACCGCGCCGGACCTGGCCGACTCGCCCGAGGCGTTGGTCGCGCTCACCTGGTAGGAGTGCGTGCCCGTGCCGGGGCTCTCGGAGAAGGTGGTCCCGGTGGCGGTGCCGACCCTGGTGCCGTTGCGGTAGACGGTGTAGGCGGTCGCGCCCGCGGAGGCGCTCCAGCTCAGCGAGGCGGTGGTGGCGTTGCCGGTGCCGGTGAGCCCGGTGGGCGTGGCCGGGGGCTGCCCCTGTCCGGCCGCGCCGTCCAGCACGACGTCGTCGGCCTGGTAGACGCCCTGGCCGTACCAGCCGTTGACGTAGATCGTCACCGAGGTGGTGGAGGCCCCGGTGGTGAACGTGGTGGACAGCTGGGCGTAGGCCGACGGTGAGGACGTCCAGGTGCTGAGGTCGGTGCCCCCGGTGCCGGTCGCGCCGAGGAAGACGTAGCCGCCCCTGACCCAGGCCGACAACGTGTAGGACGAGGACGGCCTCACGCTGACCGTCTGCCGGCAGCGCGCGGTGTCGTTTCCGGCGGGTGTGGCCTGCAGTGCCCTGGTGCCGCCGTGCACCGGCGAGGACACCGCCGCCGCGCCCGAGGTCGCCGTACAGGTCCAGCCGGCCAGATCGTTCTCGAAGCCGGGGTTGACCGCGACGTTGGCGGCGTGGGCGGGCGACGCGGCGAGCATCGTCCCGCCCAGCGCCAGTACGGCCACCGCCGCGAGTTTTCTGAGACGCATCGGAATTCCAGGGCGGAGACCCTCGGCTCGGCCGAGAGCGGGACGCCCCTGCCTCCCTTCGTTTACGGTCGTGCTCGGGTTTTCGATGATCTTCGTGGCCGGGCGGCCTCCGCTGGCGCGGGGATACGGCCCGCACCCCGTGCACGGGGTGCGGGCCGTATCGGCTAGAAGCCCGCGGTGATGCGGGTGAACTCCCAGTCGGTCTGGGCGATGCCGCTGCAGGTGGAGGTCACGCCGCCGCCGGGGCAGGGGCGGTCGCGGTTGACCGCCCAGTACGCCAGGCGGGTGAGGCCCTTGGACCTGGCCCAGTCGCGGATCTGGGTCCAGGTCGCCGGGGTGGTCAGCTCCTGCTGGTCGGACAGGCCGTTCATGCCGGAGATGCCCATCCGGGAGTAGGCCTGGGCGTCGGTCCAGCCGTTGGCGGCCTTCAGGGCGTTCTTCAGACCCTCGGAGGCGTTGACCGTGCTCTGGTACATGTTGGCGCCGCCGCCGAAGTCGAACGGCATGATCGTGTAGTTGTCGATCGGCACGGCCAGCGCCTTGGCCTGGTTGATCAGGCGGATGCCGGCGGCCGTCGGGCCGGTGGTCGAGGTGCCGAAGGTGACGGCGATCTTGACGTTGGGGTTGTTCTGCTTGACGATCTTCAGGCCGTTGAGGATCCGGTCCTGGACGGTGTAGTTCTCGAACTCGTCGGTGTTCTCGATGTCGAAGTCGACCACCGCGGGGCCGACGGCGTTGATGACCTGCTGCACGGCGCCGGCGAACGCGG
It includes:
- a CDS encoding cold-shock protein, which produces MITGRLHMTGTVKSFNDSKGFGWITPDDGGEDVFVHFSQIMTQTLTTLSEGQKVSFTVADGPTGKQATGIKAL
- a CDS encoding carbohydrate binding domain-containing protein codes for the protein MRLRKLAAVAVLALGGTMLAASPAHAANVAVNPGFENDLAGWTCTATSGAAAVSSPVHGGTRALQATPAGNDTARCRQTVSVRPSSSYTLSAWVRGGYVFLGATGTGGTDLSTWTSSPSAYAQLSTTFTTGASTTSVTIYVNGWYGQGVYQADDVVLDGAAGQGQPPATPTGLTGTGNATTASLSWSASAGATAYTVYRNGTRVGTATGTTFSESPGTGTHSYQVSATNASGESARSGAVSVTIGTGQPQLPPVPSGLAATVSGTNVSLRWNASSGATAYNVYRNGTKVAAPTATSYTDTPGAGTHTYQVSASNSAGESARSGQVSATVTTAPPPGDLPKRVLVGYLHASFANGSGYIRMADVPNEWNVINLSFGEPTSVTSGDIRFAQCPVAECPNVESEAEFIAGIRAKQALGKKVLISIGGQNGQVQLSTTAARDKFVQSVSAIIDKYGLDGLDIDFEGHSLYLDNGDTNLASPTTPVIVNLISALKSLKARYGSRFVLTMAPETFFVQLGYQFYGPGPNGSADRRAASYLPVIHAMRGDLTLLHVQDYNSGPIVGLDNQYHTMGNHDFHVAMTDMLLAGFPIAGNPNNVFPALRQDQVAIGLPAAPFAGNGFTTVPEVQKAFDCLAKGTNCGSYRPRGVYPNLRGLMTWSINWDRYNAFEFSRSHRAYLNGLG